Part of the Lampris incognitus isolate fLamInc1 chromosome 1, fLamInc1.hap2, whole genome shotgun sequence genome is shown below.
ttcccaataacaccgccccagatggatctgttacacgagccctcgagggtctgagggcatTATCACAGACCATGCATGAGCACTCTGGGATTGCCAACCCGTTTGAAAGATGGCTCGCTTCCCTATTTGGCAAGTGGAAGGGTATTGTAATgtccctcctcctttccctcgGCGTATTCCTGGCTATACTAGTTACTTGCGGTTGTTGCTTCATACCCTGCCTGCGTTCCCTGGTAAACCGGCTCATCATCACGGCTATCGACCGTAAAGACGGGGAACTACCTCCCCCTATGATGCGCCTGTTAGCCCTGAACCCTGTAGATCCGGAGTTAGAAGCCTTttagtgatctccttagaggagatcaaaagggggaattgttgattgatattacatataatccgagtgtatttgtatcactatgtatgtaaccaaggtattatttgtattactctgtatgtaaccaatgtgtgcaaccagaacagagggtgaagaaagacacattcatgtcgaTAAAATATATTgcatgtgtaaccaggttaaaattaatgtttttattttattttgtttgcgcatgaaatatcaccaaatcctgtctgtgtgctgttatttgtgtttactacgttttattttgtcattatttacttttatgtatgttttataatgaccgtcatatacttgtactgtcgctttaagagagaggtcttgtgggtacacggaagagggaacgcgggagaggcgatttttgttttgtgggaggagtctcaagcagcgatcgagccgagacACGCGTGTTTTTTTAcggtagcacagttttgctgattgaggagaacgtaaccttgagtatccctgtaagaagatactgcaagctgtgggataaaatacttgtttatcctttcttacatcggagtcccgtggacggtttctccttctaatgcacacgagtgaagtccgggcagtggttgaacttcgacccccacgtccgtaagaaacaccgctcccgctggaggactggacgtttgtcgaagggtttgaaaccaaaataaatggcaaggtgggccaaatagagtcctgtgtgtcccccctccttccttgatcatgatgatgatgatgagagactgagggccccccacaacacctggggccccacccaactagaacacaacgcagagctaatgatgagagtgacgggcgtgctgcaggctgaccagcatagaacagcataggactgcccccgttacacatgcCTCGCACGGAATGTGTGGGGTTCCCCTCCTCTGaggccttgggagagataccgtgtctggtgcaaggagggcccccgcTTAAGAGTTGCAGGTCCAGACAGGAcgagcactccctaaagctcaaccatgaaagggagcattgaccaaacatagtggacaggaaaatcaaggtcatgtgtgatgaatgaacaaaagaggtttagcatataaagaagctgacacacaaagaaagtcagacacacacgacggattggcagagtgtgtctccagatctgtactcaataaaatcatgttaatctcctaagacgtggtggctgttttcttcacatcaacggactcggggacgaggaccacgaaggtgattctcgaCAATATCAATAACACTTCCCGTGTCATCAGCAAGCTGTAAGCGGAGTTTCTCTTGCCGTTTAAAAAACGTACCCGAGGAACAGCAGTGGGGACACCCCGAACAGTAACCTGGCATTGTTGGCCATAAACACCAGGAGGACAAACGATTTGGacactactacactacactactcagtacgtttacatgacacttaaaaaaatcgaattattgcgttagtccgactaaaaccggacttttaaaatgcatgtaaacacgttagctcgactgaaatcgaagttgtaatagtcggactaacacgcccAGATAAAGCGATTGGAAGTCGATTTACTTCTGCATGTGTACACCTTAGTCGGACTGGAGCCGGTCGAGGCGATCTGCGCACGCGCTAACTTTCCGCGcgccaagtctgacccggaagtcgaacagcgtaaacaAAAAGTAGAGCGTACAACACGTACGCGATGTACAGATTCGCAAAGTTGTCCgtctttgtgccagtttagctctGGGTTGCTAactgcttcttcttcgtcttcttcggaGGGGTTGCTAATTTACTAGTTCACTACGACGATTGTTGTGCTCCGCGTGTGTGACGTAATAGGTCAAACGGTAATGGCCCaatacaaacaagctgaaagagtgcatatcgccacctatcgcagcggagcccacatgactccctcagtaaatcgatttccctcccgcgcacgtatactgggaccaaagtcggtagtcggactaatgaactaatcgagctgtaaccatagctcgactaaactgtgcatgtaaacgtgaAATCATCGATGCCTTTGCCAACAATCAAAATAACAGACGCATTGTTCTTctatggggcggcatggtggtgcagtggttagcgcggtcgcctcacagcaaggtcctgggttcgagctccggggtagtccaaccttagtggtcgtcctctgtgtggagtttgcatgttcttcccgtgtctgtgtgggtttcctccgggtgctccggtttctttccacagtccaaagacatgtaggtcaggtgaattgaccctactaaattgtccctagggtgtgTATGCGCGTGTATCCGCAcgcgtgtgttggccctgtgatggcctggcggcctgtccaaggtgtctccccgcctgccgcccaacgactgctgggataggctcctgagtaaggataggcggtttggataatggatggaataacaTTATTCCAGGGCGCAAGCCTGATGAAAAATCAATGTTAAATTTAAACTTTGATTCAATGGTACTTTTGTTGGTGCATTAACATTGATTCAATGTTGATTCAGTATTGGTCTGCTGTCCAGGATTAATAAATGTTACATTTATTCACGTTCAATGCCTGTCTCTCAACTCACTCccagccaggcagcatctctcttgtggggcagtttgtagttttcactGGGAATGTCGTACAGtaccggctggttagacacagcaacaatcaAAGTCTCCTCCATCCCGGCccactaagaaaactacagccaataatgtttacaagggtgggtggggatacctacagtcagttgagactgaagaggtcactttctctcagtggagaatattacatggagCTGTTGCAGTGAATTATTATATCTGTAATTAATCCCATTTTCTAATGAATGTCCTTTCAGTGGGTTGGTAGAAACGATTTGTCGTTGGTTTTTTTTAGACTGCAGAAGACTTGGGGACATTTTTTGGTGTTTTAGATTATTTGTTTACTTCCTTTAATGACGTGTGGTCtaaaactgcttttattttcggagcaagacaacacacacacacacacacacacacacacacacacacacacacacacacacacacacacacacacacacacacacacacacacacacacacacacaaacaaaataatacactggtcaacacaatttttcttgcatggggtttttcaacggattctagctaactttggggtgctgaatccaaatctggcattttagtttttgcctatcacatcaggtttttgaactatgaaaaatcattatttttgagaaaacagcaattttacactcgaagttaaaaaaaacactgttgcattagaagatcgatagatgcaaaaatgattacaacgaataaataaacactcagcctagcatgaaattacttaggaaatgaataggggtcatttttatccccaccaagattgccagactagatggtcaacttttgtaaaatcctgaataaggagcatacagatagcacaaaaacttgatgggatagagcaaatctgagctcagatttggattcagcagcccaaaattagccaaaaacagtttccaaagtccgtGCAAGAAAAAAAGCTATATTTTTCCAGTGTAATGCAACAAAGTGCCAACTTTTCAACTTTCTTGCTggcgaagctaaactgtcaattTATATCGCCAGAAAGAAAaagatagaaggaaaactgtgTGAAGAAATAGTCCCTGTGTTCACCTCTCTCGTAAAAGCCCGTTATAATTGATTTTAGATTTCATAAACTAATGAGTAGCATGTGTAGGAGCCATTTGATCTCGTCTTTTAAGAACTTAATAGGTCCCCTGGGTGTCACTCTAATTGCTATGGGCTCGCGGCAATATAGGTGGGAACATTCAGGCAGGTGACTGATGTTGCTTGACGGAGGGGAGCACGCGGCTTTTTGACCGCTCCGCAGGTGCGGGCCACGCTGGGGCTGGCAAGCGATGCAAGCGTGCGTTTGGAATATTGGACGGTTTATGGATGTATGACGCCCATGTGGATTATGGACTGAAACATCGTGGTGAGCGATAAATATCATAACGTCTTAACTTAAACAAGTCTGAACTTAATTTCATAGACACGCGTAGCGCGAAGTGGCTACAAGCGTGTCCATTAGGTGCCTGTGGCGTTATAGTGACGTCATTTTTCAGTGACGAATTCATTTTTAGGGACGTTTTCAGATGTTACGGCTGTCTGTTTCTatgagtctttgtttcaaagtTGCTGTTAATGTGTGAcattgtattaaagttttttttttacgtcAAAAGTCTCCAAATAAACGTGTCCAGGTGAACCGATTCAACGTTGGGTGAAACGTAATGCTGACTTTACCGCGGTATACCCAAATAGTTGCGATAGTTTGACTGGGCTCGTTAAACTGAAGCTACTGGCTCTCCGGTGGGTCTCTAGACCATTGGGCTGAGTTCACAATTTCGAGACAAACTTTGCACAGGTTACCGTTTGAAACGCGTGCATACGATCTGACGTCTGCTTCGTTAATAGGGAGCCCGTGCTGCGCCGCGAGCTTCCGCGGCGACTCgcggagtttttttgttttttttaaaatatttttactGAACGTTGTTCATATTCTTggagaaagttcattataaaacaaacatggcaaatatacattccatccaaaaatacataaataGATCCAacgtgccaaagggaacagtatgtaaacatttctatacagtatatcaggaagtacatagagattgaatgtcacatgacaaatatacggtaatgtattatgaaaataagggtacaaacagtaataaattaaatacatgacatgcactaattgaaaataataaaaacatattccatcatacaagggggaattaagaaggatatcagtcttctgattcagtgggaaaatgtcttaacacctcgtaaatctttagagcttttgtatcggtcattagttttaaagatttcaagtataatctaaatgcatttaaaaaaaaaacaacaaatttgggggatgacttaaagtatctatttttatgaataaagaatttggctaagcagaggattacgTACTCTCGTGTCGGCCGTCAGCGATCGCGCGCTCCAGGAGTTTAACCTGGCCACGCCTTCCCCGTTGCTGCCCCTCGCTGCTACGGCGGTTCCTTCCGGTTACGAGCGCTTCCTCTATGCCTAACGCTCTTTACATAAGAATGCGAGTCGACGCGATGGCGGGCGCGGGATTTGTCCTGAACGTGTGTTTGCTCTTGGTCAGCAGCAGCCATGCAACGCCGGCGGAGTCCCGACGGACGACTCTCAACGACAGACCTGTCATCGGTGAGCCGAGGGAACCGTCTATGCGAATGTGCTCAGGGGAACAGCCAAATGATAAAACACAGATCACTGGTCGACAAAaatatagtttgttttttttcttgcatggactttggaaactgtttttggctaagtttgggctgctgaatccaaatctgagctcagatttgctctatcacgtcaagtttttgtgctacctgtatgctccttattcaggattttacaaaagttgaccatctagtctgacaATCTTGGTGggaataaaaatgacccctattcatttcctaagtaatttcatgctaggctgagtgttgatttattcattgtaatcatttttgcatctatcgatcttctaatgcaacagtgttttttttttaacttcgagtgtaaaattgctgttttctcaaaaataatgatttttcattgttcaaaaacctgatgtgataggcaaaaactaatgccagatttggattcagcacccaaaagttagctagaatccgttgaaaaaccccatgcaagaagaattgtgttgaccagtgtataGTTTAGACGTGTCGAGGAACAGTTAAATCTTGAATCAAGTTTATAATTCATGACCCCCTCTATGTGTTGGGGTTGACTTGGTTTTTGCTGCACAGTTGTCTCAAGGGTGCATTCAGTGTGGTGTGTGTCGCACAGGCATTTTGACTCAAATTGTTACGGATGCAGCCATGAAACCATTTGGGAAGACCTATATACCCGGTTCCTATGTGAAGTACATTGAGTCCGGGGGGAGCAGAGTAGTGCCAATCCGGTAAGTCCTGCAAATTAATAGCTGGGTATGAAAACACACCACCAAAGATAACCTATTAGCGATTTTTACCTGTAATGAAAACTTGATCATCCAGGCTTAACATAGAAAACTTCAGTCCAACACTTGCTTGGCTATAGCTGAAACAGCATATATTGTCTTGTAGCTGACTAGACTGTTCTTATAATCTGCAGTGTAGTTTTCATTGAGTTTTATTCAATATCTCATCCCTTTAATCAGCATTATTCATTCACACACAGATTGACGCTGACCATTGCTGAATATGAAACAATATTCAGGTCCGTTAATGGGTAAGTTATGAATTAAGTGTTGTATATGAAGTTGCATGTGATTTTGTGTCCCTCAAAATTAATTGAAAATAAAATGGATGACCTTATCAGCCTTCTATATAGATCAAAATTGCAACTGAATCTTTAATACATTCACTTTAAGAGTCGCACATTGTAAGTTGATGGCTATAGCAAATGACGTGAGCGTCTGTGGGGCCCTGCTGCTCTGTGACAGTGTCTGAGAAGGATACTTGACATCTCAGCATATGTATTTTGCATTGCTTTTTGACCATTAAGCGTAGTTATTCAAGAGTTTTCATCGACTTTGACAAGTTGTTATGATTTCTGTCTACTCAGCAACACCCAGTCCTTAATGTATGTCTGTTCCATCCTGGAAGAGTGATCCCTCCTCTGACGCTCTTCCTTAAgtgtctctcttctttcttttttttttcctgggaaAGTTTcactggattttttccccccatcatcTGAATCGAGGGTTGAAGGATAGGGGCTACAGTAcattgtcatttattgtatttgccTGTTTTGGAGAATGTGATGTGAATGTAATGCCCCTTCTTAGACAGTAACTGTTATTTAGGagcatacaaataaacttgactcgacACTATCCTTCATCTCTGTCAAGTCTACTTCTCATCGGGGGAGCAGTAGATTTACAGACGTCGGACTTCGCTAGGGTGGCGAGGATCTTTTACGGGCTCGCCCTGACGGTGAGTCCAGTTGTTCTCTTAGTTTTTCTCTGAATGGTTGTGACAGACTGTCTCAGTCAAACTTTCTTCACTAGCTACTCACCTGTTTGTCCATACCAGTCATATCATCTTCTCTCCTCGATTTGCTGTCTCGGGGTTTATTTCTTAAGCTGTTCTTGAAATGCAATGAAAATGCCCTTGTCATTGAGGAGGCGGGAAGACCTTGTTAAACAGTGAAGCTCATTTGCAGTGAATTTGTTAGCAATTCTTTGTCTTTCAGATACTATTTTTAAGGCCATTTCATACTGCAAAGTAAACTTCCAATGGGTATCTAAGGCTATGTGGTGTtatgtggctgtgtgtgttacaGGCCAACGACGCAGGGGACTACTTCCCCATCTGGGGTACTTGTATGGGTATGCAGCTATTGACTGTAATGGTGTCGGGTAAGAATCTGCTGACAAAGACCACAGCTGAGAATGTAGCCTTGCCGCTTAACCTGACTGAAGGTAAGCACAGCCGGGTCTCACATTTTTGTAATATCTTACAGCGTTTTTGTTGATGTGTTAAGTATTGTTGATGTCAATTAAGTTTGTATTACTATATCTGCCAAAGGACAGATACTGTATACAGTGAGAGCAGTTTAACTTGTTCCTGAATTAATCGCCTGGTTTTCAGAGCATTGCCACCTATTAAAGATATTAAGTTTAGGGTTTTTAAAGGTGCACTGCAGATTCTATTAATTCGGGGATGTAGAGAGATTTTGACTTCAGACCTATAGGAGATtatattttcacattttatttGTCGTTCAGAAAATAAGTTTAGACATTCAACCATCTGCAGATGAGGCACTTTACTGCTGAAGGGGATTAGCCTAATAAAAAGTGCATTTACCAAACTTGACCACTTAGGGTCAGTAGATGCAGGTTTCAAACTTGATCAAATTGGAAACTGAACCAAAATAGTGGCGCCCCCCAGTCAACCACCTTCACTattattaatttaaaaaaaatgttgtgcaGTTGATGTATGCTTCTTTATGGCTTACATGATTTCTTTgaattttcttttctcttctctaccCTCCCAGAGGCTCGCTCCAGCAGGATGTTTGGGGGTTTTCCCAATGAGCTCATGAAGGCCTTGTCCATGGAGGCTCTGACGGGTAATTTTCATCACTATGGAGTCACAGTGAAGGTATGTCCTTGTGTCTGCTGACAGTGCATATTTCAGTTCCTCTTTTGCTGCTTTtgtcatgttcccatttcgagaatTAAAATGAGAGATTGCTTTGTTTGAGAAAATCCACAGGGAACTTTGTCTCGGATTTTGTCACAATTTTCCTGATGCCATGACACATAAATAATCTCTCGTGTTAAAAAGATTGTTTAAAACGTGCTACACGAGGCTTGCCAATAAAGTACAACAGGGCGCAGTGCTAAAAAAGAGTTCATGACATAATTTAGATGAacaatatattgtgtgtgtgtgtgtgtttgtgttattgcATTTACTTGCTGCATAATGATTCTTTTTCCATTGGAAAACCAAATggttgaaatttaaaaaaaaatgatgcaCTTGTTTGCAGAATTTCCAGGAGAATGAGGATCTGCAAAATTTCTTCACCATCCTGTCAACAAACATAGCCGATAATGGAGCCCATTTCGTTTCAACCATTGAAGGTTAACATGGGCTTATCTTTGCATGACTTTGTCCTTCCGGAGTAGTCAATATGTTATAATAGCACAATTGTCATGCATAGGGTTCACAATAACAGCAGTGAACCATGTTCTTGTTTGTGTCTCGTTTGAGCAAGGTAAGAGATATCCATTCTATGGTGTACAGTGGCACCCAGAGGTGAATCGATTCCAGTGGAATCCCAAATATAACTTTCCTCATTCCACGCATGCTGTGCAAATATCCTCTCTCTTGGCAGAATTTTTCATTAATGAAGGTAAGCTGGAGATGGTGAACACAGTGTACTGTTAACCCATATTAAGTCATTGCAGTTATCAAAGGCAGGAAGTCATGGGCCACAAAAATTGTGTGTCATCTTAGATTGGGATTAACAAATGGGAAAAGATAAATCTGAATAACACGTATGCCTTTTAAGAAACAACCCGCccacgtccgcggtggcgtagcggtctaagcatcggcttggtgtcgatgcagttgcccactggggactggggttcgcgccccggtctcgtcagatccgactatggccggactcgaagaagcagcaatcattggcaacgctgtcttcgggagggggcggagtcggcttgtgttcgtcatgtgaatgcgtctctgtgtgtcggaaaagcagtggttcggcttggattcgccttgtcgcgaaagtggggaggcgctttccttcgagactgccggccggagagatgcagttggcgaacgcatgcaatacgagggtgggtgtttgaattaaaatagggatcaattggccactaaattgggagaaaaaagggaaaaatcagaaataaatttataaaaaaaaaaaagaaacaacccgCCCAAGTTTACAGCATACTCTTGACAAACAGATTGAATATTAGTACCATTGGTTTTGTGCCATGGTTTTAAGATATtctatcctattctattctatgcccCATTCATCTATCTCACTTATGCTCTCTTTAGGTAGGAAAAGTTTGCACTCTTTTGACACGCCTGAGGAAGAAGCCTCATCACTGATTTACAACTACACGCCTATCTTCGGTGGAAACTTCACGGGATATGAGCAGATTTATTTCTTCTGAGGTCTTAAAAGTTCCTGGTTGTTTCGCTCCTTACATCGAAGGTCCCATTTAGTCTGAGAGCTGCTGGATTTAATCATAGCCCTCCAAACAAAGGTTGATTCAAACCATGTGTGTTGACTCAGTGTGCATATTTATGTCGTTATATCAACTGAAAATCTCATGTTTCTTCACCTGGACTCTTGCCTCAAAAATGGATTCGAGGCTGAAGACTTTACTGAAACTCCAATGGCCTACTTtataatggtttttttttttggtgatttttGAAAATATGTGCCTGTTTTTAAAATAATGATGGATTTTCCAGTGCAGACTTTAGTGTCGTTAATGCAGCTGAAACACACCCGTTGATTGCATAGGTCATTGGTGGGAGTGATGGTTGGTTGGTGGGTGGGGTGCGGGTGGGGGTTTATTTGAGTAATCACAGCAGACATGAATAAGATACGGTCACTGGCACAAAATGCATCAAGTCCATCCAACCGAGCCGTCACAACACAAGTTGGCACAGACATCGGCTGCCGATTGGTCCTACCGGGCTGTCAACAACGTtcgcggggtggggggggcgggacCAGGAGAATTGAGCCCCTGTCGTCTAATAATAATAGCAGTCAATCCAGGGGAGAGAAATCCTATCAtcttttccttttcccccccgccccccaaatgaTTGTTGAGGGATGAACTTCCGTGCAAATATAACATAGCTTATCCCATTTCTCCCCCCTTTCAACTTTCGAAAAAAAGATATCCTAAAATACATAGCCTTgtaaattggttttttttgttttgttgcattgTTGTCTTCTCGCGAGCTCCGTGGTTGATCGTGGCCCACGCAGAACGAACGGACCCCCCGCTCGTCGTCGCTGGCGCGTTGACGGCTTGTTGGTAAACACGGATCGGATCCCGTCCCCGACTTCCTCCGGCGCATTGATGCACCCGTTTCAGTGGTGTAACGGTGAGCAGTCGTTTTATT
Proteins encoded:
- the LOC130121278 gene encoding gamma-glutamyl hydrolase-like isoform X2 translates to MYDAHVDYGLKHRGILTQIVTDAAMKPFGKTYIPGSYVKYIESGGSRVVPIRLTLTIAEYETIFRSVNGLLLIGGAVDLQTSDFARVARIFYGLALTANDAGDYFPIWGTCMGMQLLTVMVSGKNLLTKTTAENVALPLNLTEEARSSRMFGGFPNELMKALSMEALTGNFHHYGVTVKNFQENEDLQNFFTILSTNIADNGAHFVSTIEGKRYPFYGVQWHPEVNRFQWNPKYNFPHSTHAVQISSLLAEFFINEGRKSLHSFDTPEEEASSLIYNYTPIFGGNFTGYEQIYFF
- the LOC130121278 gene encoding gamma-glutamyl hydrolase-like isoform X1, with amino-acid sequence MAGAGFVLNVCLLLVSSSHATPAESRRTTLNDRPVIGILTQIVTDAAMKPFGKTYIPGSYVKYIESGGSRVVPIRLTLTIAEYETIFRSVNGLLLIGGAVDLQTSDFARVARIFYGLALTANDAGDYFPIWGTCMGMQLLTVMVSGKNLLTKTTAENVALPLNLTEEARSSRMFGGFPNELMKALSMEALTGNFHHYGVTVKNFQENEDLQNFFTILSTNIADNGAHFVSTIEGKRYPFYGVQWHPEVNRFQWNPKYNFPHSTHAVQISSLLAEFFINEGRKSLHSFDTPEEEASSLIYNYTPIFGGNFTGYEQIYFF
- the LOC130121278 gene encoding gamma-glutamyl hydrolase-like isoform X3; translated protein: MKPFGKTYIPGSYVKYIESGGSRVVPIRLTLTIAEYETIFRSVNGLLLIGGAVDLQTSDFARVARIFYGLALTANDAGDYFPIWGTCMGMQLLTVMVSGKNLLTKTTAENVALPLNLTEEARSSRMFGGFPNELMKALSMEALTGNFHHYGVTVKNFQENEDLQNFFTILSTNIADNGAHFVSTIEGKRYPFYGVQWHPEVNRFQWNPKYNFPHSTHAVQISSLLAEFFINEGRKSLHSFDTPEEEASSLIYNYTPIFGGNFTGYEQIYFF